The Halichondria panicea chromosome 14, odHalPani1.1, whole genome shotgun sequence genome contains a region encoding:
- the LOC135348158 gene encoding cytochrome P450 3A4-like produces MIARANEQVMDIVLSCAAVLFAALLVFFLFKFCYQPFGLYKKYGIPGPTPLPFIGNFLLLRKLGVIGIPAYLRDKYGPVCGIYVGCRSFLIVADIDILKKVYVDNFEIFTEREVLPEFFNDAVGLPQGLFMARGNEWRRSRKAVAPAFSAKNMRMVASNIIKTCEKLSSEFQAHADSMESVQVNKLVEEFVMEGTVSMVFGDMGDSHNKEKKIFVKCAKELWGAVDETTVTLLWFTLGHFPWMGKVIGLLMTFTSKGQYYRDLYRACSKMVTDTSTTVKKNKTIIQLLLEAEVEENGGSRKMTNKEIVSQLITFLMAGLETVSTTVSCTAYLLALNPDVQQKAHEKIEAYFHSKPDASLLEVAQELEYMEMVIQEALRFYPPAVGIGRLCNETIEINGVTIPAGVTVYGTVREIQRDPRYWHNPEKFIPERFTAEEKAKRPSTVYMPFGVGPRNCVGARFAMLEVKMMLIQTLRTLKFVQAPDTQVPLKLMYRVSVSPSDGVSLRVASW; encoded by the exons ATGATTGCTCGTGCAAACGAACAAGTCATGGACATTGTATTGAGCTGTGCAGCAGTGCTCTTTGCAGCACTTTTAGTGTTCTTTCTATTCAA GTTTTGCTACCAACCATTCGGCCTGTACAAGAAGTATGGCATCCCAGGGCCTACACCACTGCCCTTTATTGGCAACTTTCTCCTGCTGAGAAAACTG GGTGTGATTGGAATCCCGGCATACCTCAGGGACAAATATGGACCAGTGTGTGG GATTTATGTAGGGTGTCGAAGTTTTCTGATAGTGGCAGACATCGACATTTTGAAGAAAGTGTACGTGGACAATTTTGAGATATTTACAGAGCgagag GTTCTCCCTGAATTTTTTAATGACGCCGTCGGCCTTCCTCAAGGACTTTTCATGGCCAGAGGCAATGAATGGCGACGGAGCAGGAAGGCTGTAGCACCGGCTTTCTCTGCAAAGAACATGAGAATG GTGGCAAGTAATATTATAAAGACTTGTGAGAAGCTGAGCAGTGAATTTCAGGCCCATGCTGATTCAATGGAGAGTGTGCAAGTCAACAA ACTTGTGGAAGAGTTTGTAATGGAGGGAACAGTTTCCATGGTATTCGGAGACATGGGGGACAGTCATAATAAAGAGAAGAAGATATTTGTCAAGTGTGCAAAAGAGCTGTGGGGTGCAGTTGACGAAACCACTGTCACCCTTCTCTGGTTCACATTAG GCCATTTTCCATGGATGGGAAAGGTCATAGGGTTACTGATGACCTTCACAAGCAAGGGACAGTACTACAGAGACCTTTATCGGGCATGTTCTAAAATGGTCACGGACACTAGTACTACTGTAAAAAAG AATAAAACGATAATTCAACTCTTGTTGGAGGCAGAAGTAGAAGAAAATGGAGGGTCACGAAAGATGACTAACAAGGAGATTGTTTCCCAGCTGATAACGTTCTTAATGGCTGGACTTGAGACAGTGTCCACGACTGTATCTTGCACGGCCTACCTGTTAGCACTGAATCCTGACGTGCAGCAGAAAGCTCATGAGAAGATTGAGGCGTACTTTCACTCAAAACCA GATGCATCTCTTCTCGAAGTGGCTCAAGAGCTGGAGTACATGGAAATGGTGATTCAGGAAGCACTAAGATTTTACCCACCAGCTGTTGG GATCGGCCGTCTTTGCAACGAGACAATTGAGATCAATGGAGTTACGATACCAGCGGGAGTGACAGTGTATGGAACAGTCAGAGAAATCCAACGTGATCCACGCTACTGGCACAATCCAGAGAAATTCATTCCTGAAAG GTTTACAGCTGAAGAGAAGGCTAAGAGACCCAGCACTGTCTACATGCCGTTTGGGGTGGGGCCAAGGAACTGTGTGGGAGCGAGATTCGCCATGTTAGAGGTCAAAATGATGCTCATTCAAACACTGAGAACACTGAAGTTTGTGCAAGCCCCAGACACACAG GTTCCATTGAAACTAATGTATAGGGTATCTGTATCACCGAGTGATGGAGTGTCGCTCAGAGTAGCGTCATGGTGA
- the LOC135348160 gene encoding uncharacterized protein LOC135348160, with the protein MSVRQRGSQLQPVTAPIDTGVRHFTSEELSRLCLRHNAHVAYRGKVYDVSSFVAQHPGGMDQILMGAGRDITQLFDSYHKYDTAAKVLDKYYVGELVDNELPVFPKEGQFYCTVKKRVADYMKKHQLDPKRDYWTFLKYIILFVSLLLSWYAAMSMEYGYTSLVLFTFIWGVLSALVGLTCWHDASHFTITHKPWVWKVVMAMCDAINGASSYIWCYQHTFGHHVYTNINEADPDVFLDKTTAIWRISSGQKWLDRYAYQHVYMPLLYTLLAVKMRLQDFYTIYILQKSSIRLNPLSVSQWTTFGVGKAVHFTMRFIIPCFYMTFGKLVVMNILYDVILGFWMAQLTQVNHVNEEVEWPQADTDNVIHKEWAEMQVRTTRDYCTDSWVWHFLSGALNHQTAHHLFPGVLQCHYRWITPIVKETCAEFGIQYNEASSFKDALSGHFSYLRKMGREGPEME; encoded by the exons ATGAGTGTTCGTCAGCGAGGCTCGCAACTACAACCGGTCACTGCTCCTATTGACACCGGTGTACGACACTTCACTTCGGAGGAACTCAGTCGACTTTGCCTGAGGCACAATGCTCATGTAGCATATCGTGGAAAG GTATACGATGTTAGTTCATTTGTGGCCCAACACCCTGGGGGCATGGACCAGATCTTGATGGGAGCAGGCAGGGACATCACTCAACTCTTTGATTCTTATCATAAATACGACACTGCAGCAAA AGTTCTGGACAAGTACTATGTGGGGGAGCTTGTAGATAACGAGCTTCCTGTTTTTCCCAAAGAAGG acagtTTTACTGCACTGTCAAGAAACGAGTTGCTGATTATATGAAGAAACACCAGCTG GATCCAAAGAGAGATTATTGGACCTTCCTCAAATACATTATTCTGTTTGTCTCACTGCTCTTGAGCTGGTATGCTGCA ATGTCGATGGAGTATGGCTATACGAGTCTTGTTTTGTTCACATTTATATGGGGTGTACTCTCTGCATTGGTTGGATTAACCTGTTGGCATGACGCCAG TCATTTCACCATAACTCATAAGCCGTGGGTATGGAAGGTTGTCATGGCAATGTGTGATGCAATTAACGGAGCATCTTCCTATATCTGGTGCTATCAA CATACCTTTGGTCACCATGTTTACACCAATATTAATGAAGCTGATCCCGACGTCTTCTTAGAC AAAACAACAGCTATTTGGAGGATCAGTTCTGGTCAGAAATGGCTGGATCGCTATGCCTACCAGCACGTTTACATGCCGTTACTGTATACCCTG CTCGCTGTAAAGATGCGCTTGCAAGACTTTTACACGATCTATATACTTCAAAAAA GTTCTATCAGGTTGAACCCTCTCAGTGTCTCCCAGTGGACCACCTTTGGTGTTGGCAAGGCTGTACATTTTACTATGAGATTCATCATTCCTTGCTTCTACATGACATTCGGAAAATTG GTGGTTATGAATATTCTGTACGATGTGATCCTCGGCTTCTGGATGGCACAGCTCACTCAAGTCAACCATGTGAACGAGGAG GTGGAATGGCCACAGGCTGACACTGACAATGTAATTCACAAGGAATG GGCTGAGATGCAGGTACGGACCACTCGTGACTACTGTACAGACAGCTGGGTGTGGCACTTCCTCTCCGGAGCACTCAACCATCAAACAGCGCACCACCTGTTCCCAG gagTATTGCAGTGCCATTACCGATGGATTACGCCCATTGTCAAGGAGACGTGTGCAGAGTTTGGAATACAGTATAACGAAGCTTCTTCGTTCAAAGATGCACTCTCTGGTCATTTCAGCTACCTCCGGAAAATGGGGAGAGAGGGTCCGGAAATGGAGTAA